The Chanos chanos chromosome 3, fChaCha1.1, whole genome shotgun sequence genome segment CTTGTTATCTgaacgaaaaaacaaacaaaacaaaaagaaaaaaaaccttgataAGCAAATTAAAAGTAAATTCAATCACCCAATGATCATTTGGTCATGTGAgaaaccataaaccatacatacacatctaTATCACATAGACTAGGGTGGTGTTTATGGGTCTGATTTTATAttagtaaattaaaaaaaaaaaagagagacgagTTGTCATAGGTGAAATACAAGACATTTTGATTGGATGGTTTAGTCATTTGTGAGGCGGGGTATGGGATGGAGGGTAATGATTAGACTGATGTAAAGAGAGCCTGGGGCTTAAATGGCTGTACCTGAAGGCATTTATTACATTCTTTCTTGAATAAAGCGGAACGCTGAAAACCAGGAAGAAGAATTGAAGAGTTGAAGAGCAAGTACAATGACAGATTTAGCATTCACGCTGCTTACCCgacacattttacacattgaCATCGTTTTAACAGCCTGTCCATCATCTTAGGAAAACGCTCTCTTCACAACTATAAAACAAACCAACTACACACATCTCTAGACCTTCAGACCAAACCAAAGGAGGACTCTGCAGTAATTTCTTGCTTAAGACGAAAGACCAGAGAGAACGAGAAGTGGAGGGGTAAGAAAACCCAACGGGACCTACCGGTTTCGGCTGAAGGGGCGACCGATGTTCAGGGAGTTTGAGTTCGTTTTGTAGTGTCCAGGTGAGCTAAATCCATTGACAAAACCGCTATTTGGAAAAGGTGCCTGTGGTAGCAAGGAGTGCAAAAGAGCATCACCAACCAAACACAGTCCTCTTAACACAATTCTCTCCTCAATTCTACAACTTGCAgtttgtttcctttatttttgttctttttcctatATCtatgatacatttttaaatacatgtcTCATTCCTGAAAGCCAAACTTGTGACCTCTGTAAAAGATAATACTGTTTGAAAGATGTGTGATCATAAAAGTAAAAggggttaagaaaaaaaaaaaaaaggtgctttaCCAGGGGAGTTTCAAAGTacggaggaggagatggagtcCATGTGGGATGAACGATGCCATAGAGAGGGTACTGCTGCTGAGGGCTGTAGACAGGCTGCATGAAGAGGGGGGAACTATACTGGGACTGCGTTTGGGACTGATGGGAGTACATGCTGCAGTCCAGGCTACGGTAGCCATTCTTTGCAAAGAACGTATTGATGGCTTTTATTCTGGCCtggagcaaagagagagagatgatttaaggaagacacatttattttttttacatctggGATACTTCTGTGTGTAATATGTTCTGAGCTCTAAGAAAGAGACAGTCACTCACCATGATTGGTTTTCCCTGAAATGTTTTAACTTCTTCCCTTAAATATCTGTGTGcctagaaaaaaataaagaaaatgaacagttaaacaaacataAGCAGAGTTCAATATAAAAAGGATAAGGCTTTCAATTGATCTAATATGGAATAGAGTAACATTATTGCTGAATTTAGGTCTGGATGTAGCAATGTTGAATTTTTAAACTCACCTGTTGGGCATCTGTATCTGATTGGAATGTAATGTACCAATTATTGTTGTGTGCAAACTCAACGCTGATCACTTTTGGACAGTTGTCATTCTTAAAGAGGGCTTCCACTTCCTGAGGATAGAGGTACCAAAAAACAGTCTTAAACAActtaaacagaggaacaaaagagACATGTTCTTTCATGTCACTGCTAAATTCTCATTACCTCAACAGGTGTGGTTTCAGGAACCTCCCTCAAGATGATGATGCAACGTTTGTGATTGGGCCtgactttctctcctttctcatcCACTTGAACCATAGGAGATGCTaaacaggagggggggggggggcagtgtaaCATCATAAGAACAAACAACAGCTATGACTGAGCGCTTTATGAATATGATCTGTACACATGATAAATCCAAAGACACCACAGTGAACAGCTCTAATGCCaaataaaaaccccaaaacaaataaagaacagaaaaaaaatctccacacATACATCTCAGCACATCCAAAATGAGGTCCATGTCAGTGGTGAGGACTTTGATTCCTTCCATATTGGCTATGGTCCAGATGGGCACAAACTGATCACTGTCCATCTGGGACATCAAGTACAAATCCTTGGACAAATTCTCCctgtgaaagaaacagagcgATATGGGTGAGCAGAAAAGCTACTGACTCAACTGCAACTTATTGTAAGAAAAGTATGGAGGTTGGACCGTCACTCACCTGGAGAAGCAAAATTCAAGTTCTTTTTTGAGGGATTCTCTCAAGTTCTCTGCTGATAAGGGCTGTTCCTCTGATGCCTTGCACTCCCCTGCAggcaataaaataataaaacagcaTATTAAACAAAGCTAggaaaaagtatattttaataTGCAAATACATCAATTTTACATAGCATAATAGCATAATGAGGaatgacaacccccccccccccccccaaaaaaacagtaatactGGTGTATAAAGGGATGCGTCAAAAGTAACTGTAACTGTTACTAACCAGTAGTCCCAATACTGGgctcagaaagagaaaagcccAGGTCTGGGGGGTCCATACCATTGACAGCACCTTCTGCCGTGGCTGAGGAGGAGTTGTCAACGGGGGGTGTGAATCCAGGTGTGTATGGTTTACATCCAGAGGATGACTCTgaacaacacagaaatgacagtAAACAGATTCATTAGACAGTCCGTTTTAATGCATTACTCAAATAAGTGCAAGACTTAGGACTGTTTCCTATCCTTAAGACAGACGAGAGGTGTGGTGTCTTACCCTCAGTGATACTGGTCTGGGACCAGGGGGAGACCTCTGTGCAGTCCACAGGCGTCTCACTGGGCATTGCCGGGATCTCCTGCCACACCTTGGCATTAGGGTTCAGACCGGCTCCCTTGGAGGTTACCTGACATGGGCACAGAAGAATGACACACTGATAACGGGTAATGTTTGAAACTTTGCAATTAAAGCACTGTGCATATTTGAACACTTTTTTGGTCATAATAGTGTGCACAAGTTAGCGTACACCTATGACGCTTGTTATTACACGTTAATCATGTTTCCATTATATATGGCGTAAAAACGTTTACATGAAACATAGAGAAGACAGCGTAAAGAATCTCCCAGCGGTTGGTAGCTGCATGTTTGTTTACACAATGTGACTACAGTTTCGCTTGACGCAAGAGAGGGTAACGACAAAGGTATCTAGCCTGAAGAATTCTACACTAGTTCAAACAAAACCGTTTACAACCCTTGGCTAAAACATTAGCAATGTAAAGTCGGTTTATTATCCATGATTTATAAAACACACTTTAAAGTAAACACAATTTAAATCCCAACGAGGAATATCCAGAATGCAAAACTCTGAAGCGACAATCGACGAGTGATATTTCTGCGCCCTGTGGGCTTGAAAGTAACGGAAAACCTAGTCTATGCAAACAAAGATATACCTTACTCCATATGTCTTCCGTAGGTTATACGATGTTCTATATGACTCGCTAAACTTTCAATGATTTAAAACTTCCGATACGGCGATTAAAACTGCTGCAGGATTCAAAAATCATCAAGAGCTGTAAGATGCATACTGGGAGAGGCTGACAGTAGATGCACAGAGTTCTAGTGCGGCCTAATTGTGATTCCTAACGCTCACATGGTTCCCCCACGCCTCTCCGTTATCTTAAAGCAAGCTAGCCGGGAGCAACAGTTATTCAATCGACAAAAATCTTACCTCAATGACAAAACGCATTTTGTTGTCGACTTGTATACTGGCTTACTTGAGAAGTTACGACCCACAAGTCGTCAATTACCGTACGTAATCTATTAACTCGGTTTCCAAATCTACAAAGAACGAGCTTCCTTTTCAACGAACATCCAACGTGCGACCTTCAGCCATTTACCCCAAGTCGACTGAACTCCGCCtccaaactcaacacaaaagacacattaGAGTACTCTCTTCCGCACATTAACCGCCAAGTACAAACTTACTTCACTACTGGTTCAGAGCATCGTCATTCATTCCAAACGCGAGTCTGATTTGAAACGCAAATATGCAGTTGGCGAAAAGTTGCTATCAAAGGTGTTAAGACAGCTTTGTTTAGAACCTGAATTGAgtctccaaaaaaaaggaaatttaagTAACAAAGTCCCTTTTTATACTTCTCCTATTCACATGATTTGCCACCAGGACGAAATTCAGGCAAAGgtaaaagtgtatttttgttcCCCATTAATGCAGTGACGAAACATCGCACATTTGTTGTATAATTACTGTTTTCAGTGaagtgtcttgtttttctgtttacacagtgaaatgtttCGGGTCGCTCAAAGCTGTACAGCGCGTGTGCTATTCTTCTGCAGAGAAAATAAGATATTATTCTGTTTTTCGTTATGTCACATCAGCAGtatatataatttataagtATATGCACATTCGTAAAAGCATTGTTAGTGCGAAGTCAACGCATATTTGTAAGTCACGTGTGTCAGTTTGCACCTGACATGCAACTTAGACACAAGGATCGTTATCAAGGTATTAAAATCCTAATTGACTTGCAATGTACTCTCTCTAAAATGGACTGTATGTAAATCCATGCAGTCCATTATATCCACAGTCTGAAAAAATACATCTACATTTAGAGAATCCCTTTCCTCTAAATCACTAATCCTCTGATCGACACGTAGCTCACATGCACAGGGGATGACACAGCACTTAACAAAGCTGCGATCAGAATTTCGGTATTTACATCGTTTTAGCGCATTTTTAACGCCTGCATTTCGAGCATGACTATCTTTCTTCATCTACCACTCCAGTGTTACACAAAAGCGTAAACTGCCGGATCACTCATGTAAACTGTCACCggttatttgttttaaaaatatgcaATTTACCGATGGGGGCGCCACTTTGAAACGACCACCTGCTAAAAAATGATTCTTCAAAACCACACTCTCAAACAGCTGTTACACCCTTAGCTAAGTGGACGTACGCAAATCACCTGCAATTCGTCGACACCTTCAACCATCTAAATCTAAAAACGTGCATCTGTGAATTAATGACGTACACTGACAACCAAACAATAGTTACTTTCACAGTTTGAATGTGGTCTTTGTGAGATACAGTGCATGTCCTATCAATGCATCCATCTAGTTCACTTTAGTCTGCTCTGCAAGGAGCAGGGTTGTTCCCAACAAGCTACGTAAAATGAACATTGCTGTCCCTTAAACAAGGCACTACATGTTCACGCAATTAAATTTTGATGTTAAGGATGCTTGTGTCGGTAATGTATGGATAGCTATATGGGCCGGGGGGTTGTTGAGTTCTTGAGAACAGAGCTGGTATCATATGACTGATTCGATAAGCTTTTCCAAATGGCAGCATGTAGGCCGCTCATATCTGCATTAGCTGTAGCATGACAAATTGTTGGATGAGCTACACGCCGGTGCATGCGGctttcataagaaaaaaaatttgactGCTCTTACTGATTTTCACATGGAGTGCCCGATCGACCATACATGCCCAATCCTACCACCTGATTATTCACCGTTTTCATAATTAACAGCCTCAGATTAAATAGCTCGGTAGCTAACGATTTAGTGAGTTAACATAACCAGTTGTCCAGCTGGCTGTGACAACAGGTTTGCTGACATCTAAGGAAGCTCGCCAGGTTACATGGTAACGATAGCCCGCGGAAAAATAAAAACGTTAATGACTACAACGTTGGCCATCCGGCAAAATATGCAATTCATTTGCGTCTCCGTAAAACAGATCGGACGAAGTCAACAAGGTAGTCAACAAGCAAACGTTAGGTGCTCGCTACCACAAACTTAACTAGCCAGCTAAAACAGTTAGCTTAACAGTTTAGGGCCAACATGTCATTCAGCATGTCAATGCTAGGTAGCTGACTTGAATATCAGCTCTGGCCTTATATAGCTAACACGCTACAGTTCCCTTCCACGACCCTATTTTTAAGAAGGGCAATGGCCAGTGACTGACTATCATGATGGATGTTGGGAAGGGAGGGGGTTACTGATATGGTACTAAACGACTGGGCCCGACTTACCATGCCGCCTGAGTTTGCCCCGGTCCCCAGTGCGGTCTCGTCCTCCCCACGGGTTTTCGATCCCGGCTCAacctcctcctgcagctgcGGCTCTCCACCCTGATCTGAACTCATCGGCCGCTCCTGGCTCACTTCTCCTCCGTCGTTCTCTCCCGGCCCCCACGTGTCACCCCTTCTTCGATATTTAACGAATGATGGCACCAATAGACCGACGTTCTGTTCTTAGCTATCTATAAGACTATCTATCTGAACCTAACAGATACGGTAGCTGGTAGCTGACTAGCTACTAATGTAAGCTGGCTAGCCACCGACTTGGCTAGCGgtatagctagctagctagctatcgTGCATCGACAAATAATGGAGCAAACTCGAACGAGAAGATGCCACTGATTTGAATGACATCAAAGCGAAACAGAGAGTAATAGTTTAGCTTCTACCGAATCTTCCTAACAATTTTTTAACCGTCAATGCTTTACAGCGCATTCCTAACCGGGCGACCGAAGCGGACACAGGGGACACGCACCTTTCCTAAGAGTAGGCAGACATTAATACAGTCCGCCACCGTCCCAACTTCCACCGCGACCTCTTGGTGCCCTCTGAAGTTGATCTATTCAGCTTCCGGTGTAAGTTTCCGGTGTCTTGCACCTTAAAGTTTTCTTTCTTGACGAAAAAAGTTTCCAAAATATGATTGTTTGACAAATATGTTTCCTAAATATGCTTGTCTCAAGAAATATTACCTAACGTGCAATGGTACAATTTCAGTAACTTGAATCTTGTGATATTCCTCAGTGTAGGAGTCTCTTTTATTGTGAAGGAATAGAGCTGAATGGAAATGTGGTGCAATGTTATGAATGTCCTCAAGTATGCTTTCTTGTTATCCAAAGAGCGATACTGAACGTAGAGGCACTTCTGTAGATTGACAGGTTGCAGTCTGAGAAACAGTTATGAAGTCAAGCAGGGGAGCTATGAAAAGGAGACCACCAGCGTTCATTTATTAAGATACTGATATCTGATACTTATCTGATTCTTTTGCTTCCTCTATGGAGTAACTTAAATTTTATTCTATGTATTACTTCATAGAGCAATCAAATGAAGAAGAGTAGGTATGAGATCATAATTTAATataccaggggggtattccagaaagcaggttttgAGAAAACTCAGACTTTGTTAACTCAGATCAAGTAGTAAACCTTGTAATAGAAGAGGCCTGCGGCTttttttgctaggagaatgaagccatatgGTATTATGAGATAGTATTACTTACTATCTCATAGAACGcatctcataattatgacttacTATCTCTTAAGTACAACTCAACTTCTAATAATGACTTACTATCTCATAATAATGAGATACTAATAATTATAAGAAGCTTTCTCATTATTATGACATACGATGTGACTTGATTtttaggccctgtttacatttggttttaaaatgcgcCTTCGGTTATCGGAACACAGGTGGACAGCGCTAAATACAGGTGTTAACGACCACCAAGACGCAttgagatccgatcactcaaaCCACCTTATCAGGTGGTCTAGGACGCATTTGACCACATATCTTTTGTAGTGTAAATGCTAACGTAACGTATTAACCTTCTAGCGAAAGTGACGTAGCagtaaaggctgatttatacttcagCGTAGGCTCTGTGTGAGTGGCCTCcgccgttgtgagcatttatacttcggCGTTGGTGTGTCTTCGTCGCTCTGCTTACATCGCCAAAACACTAGTTTGCGGTGGggtttctatgccactgtgttgattttcttcgtgcattacaaacaatgaataaagttaaataaaaagtcgcaattcagtctttgcacagcaatatctgtaaaactaGTTTTTCGTTTAAAAGAAGGAATAGTTACTAAACTTTGGGGGGCAgacaaacggagctctcaaaataatgaGCGCACAGTTCGTTATTTTGCCAAAAATTTGCAAtggcgactgaaactgagcggatcATGTTAGacttggagctaataaatgttgaacaacggTTACTTTTACTAAAATTTCTGCAacgcagaaaagagagaagacgtCGGAGGAGATAGAGTGTACGACCACTGAACCGATTGAGGCAAAAGGAGGGTGATGCTACCAtgcggaccaatcacagttgttgcggTCTGCTTCGACGCGCGTCGCCGCGACATTTCTGGGGAGCTGCCGTCGTAGGGTACGCGGCTACGCAGAGATTCGACACAGAGGTATAAATTGGCCTTAACGGAATCCGAGCACAAGTTGTAAGTTGCACACCTTGGAAACGCATGATAGACACTGGTTTTAACGACAATGTGTCTCGGCTGTTCACTGTGATCCGATCGCCTaagacgcattttaaaaccaagtgtaacaAGGGCCCTTGTTTCAAGTGGCAGAATGAATGGAGAAAGTTTTACGCGCCTCTAGTGGTACGCCGACGGTTAGTACACAGCGGCAGTCGATACttggattcaatggtcttttgctccgcGAAGCGATGGAAGATGGCTAGTACATGAGTCACACCGTATAAAGTCACATGGAAACGTTAACAAAGCTCCGTAAGCTAAGTTAGACAGCTGATCATATTTAGACTGACAGCACTAGCCAGTTATGAAATCTTATTTGTAGGtcactgttttggtttgtgaGCACACACATTTTCTACTTTAACGTGTCTGGAAAGGCGCCCCTCCCCATTCCCCTCCCCCTTGGTGCTTTTTTGCGCGGATGCCATGTTTCACTACATTTGATCCAGGCCACTTTAGTGACTACACTCAAGCTGGAAACGTAACGCGTATTCCTACAATTGAGATTCGACCAGATTTCATCTAATCTTCAGCTTTGCGTTTCAAGTGAGTCAAGACAATTTGGGTTAACTAACAGAAGAAATCTCGCAGTACTGTTGTGGTtaaactgtttgtgttgttgccTTGTTAAACTAGTTATTCTTTCTCGCAGTTCTCTTGTAGCTAAACTGCTTGTGTTGTTGCCGTGCTAAACTAGTAATTCGTTGGGAATATCGAGTGACAAACCATTGCCTTACATTTCATGACGACCGAAATAAATACCTAATTAAAAGGACATAATTACATTAGTCTTTTCGCTAGGTATACAAGATGGTAACTGTAACTGCTTCTGGGAAAAGGCTACGAGTCCGTGCTGTGCAGTTCGCGAACGAGTCGTTCTTTTTGAGTCGCTAGTACCGGTTCACGAGCACAACTGAGtcgttcttttcttttcttttttttaaagtcgttctttttttctaattcagctgcATGCAGTCGGTCGGAAACCTTTGGTATCACTATGCAGTTCGCACAACAATGGgctaataacaataaacaaacagcaagaAAGTGTGGACTGATGCACCCCAAAAATAGGTCGCAGTAATGTCCGCCTCTTAAGACTAATTATCTTAGTAAATTGACAAGTGTTTGCATTCACCCCAGTGAAGTAgttgtttttaatctctgtattacaaacaaaagcatCTGGATTTAATTAAACCGCTGTAGTGTCTCGGCCATCAGCCCCCTGCAGCTCCGTAGCCAGGAAGCTCGAGTTCGGAAACCTGAGTTCGAACTCGGACAGCTCGAAAGCTCGAGTTCAGTGGCTCGTGCAGTAGACGAGTCTACTCGAACTCGTGGCTTTGCTCGCATTCCATGGCTCATGCAGCAAAACACATGATTCTACCCGAAGACTTAACTCATGTTTTGGGTCGCTCTGTCGATTGATTGGGTATACCTCGAGCCCATCTACATAGAGCCTGTCCACTTCCTATAGAGATCCGGTAGTTGACATCACGAAATTCGGCATTGAACGGTCGAAATCAAAActctggctgtgtccgaaatggcatactaccgtactacatactacatactacatattagcctagtatacactgcatactgcgcactactccacacactagtatacagtatggtacgcaattatgacaactttcgtgtagtgtactacacgtttgctatcggttgggctatctgttctgttaaaatcgaacaacacacgacaaccacaaatatgtatcaaaagtagccgtataagaaagcatatgaagatttattacaccaaaatatgcaactgatacatttagaTTcgcaactgcagctgcagttgaagttgaagctggttctgtcgttgtccgccatgtttttaaaattttttgacagttggaaatcaccgcgttgcttcatgggatgcagtagtcggcaaagtgagctcgggatgtatactagaaattttcgccagtgtagtacatcatccgggtaactgtcgtgtactgcaaaatttttatttttcacgtactgcatactacttactacttttacgtcataattagtatgcgagtagtatgtagtatgccatttcggacacagccactgCCATGCTGGCAGGAAAAACTGAGCAAAATGAATTGTGCCAGCCAGCGCACAATTGAAAACcgtaaaaaatgtaaatggaaCTACATCTATTGTCTCAACCCCTTAATTTcgaaaacacaatgaaaattgCAAGAAAAAATTGTTTACCACATGAAAGTTACATTTTATGGGGCCCAGCTCCATAGGCCCCCATTCATTCTGGACTTACACAGCACCCCTTGTAAAACAGGAAGTTCTGTGAGTGGGAGTTCTCTCCTGTTTAGAAATTCTCTGATGCACCATTCCAGTATCCAATAAGGCCTAGTTAGCGGATCTTTGGAAACAAGGAACTAAGGCTATTTTCACACTTGGTCCGTTTTGCTGGTCTGTACCCGAGTGCGACCCACCCTCCCCCCACTGGTCTGCtttcacattacatttttttggttGCGAACCCTGGTCCGTTTAGGTCATCCACACATAAGGAACGTGCAACTTTTACTTACCAATGTCGCTAAGCAACTATGCAAAATGGAAAGCCaaattatatttttcatattcatctttttttaatatggtgTCAGCACCAAAATAACCGTGTTCGGTATTTTCACTTCTATGCCATAAATGCGTCCCGCTGTCTGAGAGTGATGCGAGCTGGTTGGATAAGGAGGTTTTTGCGGAGACAGACGGCAATGCGAAATTAATTTGCAGCTTTGGTTGCAGAGCATAGGCCTACACGCATACCTCCAAGGTGAGCGAACAGTGTGGCTGCTCGCAGTTATTTCCTGGATAGTTTTTAGATGCGACAAGCGTGAATTTCCACGTAACCGTCCTCTAGTCACTATTTTTAAGATTCTTAGCGTTTTTGAAAATTGCCTGTTAATTAATAAAACGAATTACACACGTCATCGATACCTTTTACTTCCTAGTTTTGGATCGGTTAGCTTTCACACCAATGCGAACCTCACTCGAGTTCAAGTGAAACGTACCCCAGGCCACCGTTTTCTAGAGTTCGGAAAACAGCGGTCACACCAACAAAACGAACCGTAacataatgaataatgaataaacattatTCGTTAAATGATTCCTTAACGTTAACTTAAAATGAACACTTAATGCGATGAAGTGCAGAACAATGTCAACACAGAGTAGAATAAAATGTACAACAACAGTTTGGATTAAATAGAATGGGATAAAcctaataaataacaaataagtAAGTGCAGACAACTGCGAGCTTGCCGCCATGTCCATGAGTTGGTAGCATGACTTACACATCTGTAGTTCATTGCCCCCACTCACCCTTGCTAATGTTCCTAAGGTATTTTAATGAGTTACCAGGAATGCATGTTCGGTCATTATTGTTAATTTATGTTTAtctattttgtttctgttcatctatttatttttaattaaatcgGAGTAGCTTGTTTAGGCATATCATGGAATTCTGCGCTGTTCTGAGCCTGTATTTGACTTCCTATTTTATGTTCAAATAGCACTTTTATGTTCATATGTCCCCTGCTCCCTTGCAagtcagaagaaaaacaaatgtgagaaagagagagagccagagacgACAACATCATCATTTTGTCCCAGAGAACGTCACAGTCCCAAGTAGGGCTGTCATATTAAATTCGAATATCGAAACTGAATTCGAATTTGCCTACCAACACCTGTTTCGAAAATGAACGGATAAATTCGATAATTAAAATATGTAGGcctatttaaaatgtatttatttatttgattaaaataaagaaataattagatcattaaaaaacaaacaaacaaaagaatttgGAAAGTGTGGCAAGAATTACAAAAGCTCAAATAACCCAATTTGATCAAGAACTGGAAATAGTCCTAAACGCAGGCCTGGTAGCATTCTGTGAAATCGAGGACAATATTGTCCAGAAAGAGTGATTAGAACTCCAAATAATCTTAGGAGTTCAATATGTAAACACTTTGGTTTTTGAATTGTAAGTAGGCCAAAGGcaattttaaatttcagataATCTTTTTTGAAAATAGCTAACACAATGTTAGTATTCCTGATGAATAGTTTGTTGGAGCTTTGTGAACAAATTGTATTTATAAATGTAGGCTAGCTTCATTGTAGACTAGCAGTTATCCGATCCACAGTTTAGTTTTTATACTTGTTAATCATATCTAGTTTACTAATGTTATGACAGTATGAAGCCCAATTTGCAGCCAGGTggattatcattattattactttagTTTTTTTAAGTAGTTTACTCTGCtaattgtttttgaaaatgtacacTGAAAATGTCGTATTTTACACTGCACTTTTCACTAAGAAATTGCCCTGAAACATTGCTGTCTCTGTATGCTTATCCCCTGATGCCCTCTTCTCCACACAAACTGGAGAGGGTGTAAGCGAATTACTTGCCAGTTGCCACTGGATTGGCCTATATATTTAGCCTTGgaatttgacacatttttgaCACGCATATTCAAACTCGTCTACGTTTCTGCTCCGAATACCAAACAGGATTTTTTGTTAAAGTGACAGCCCTAGTCCGAGTCACCTTTATATTCAGTGCCTCCATATAGCCGGAATGAAATTATCCTTGTTTCACAATCACATTTTGCAATGATTCGACTGTGAGGTTGGCAGTCGAATAAGGCCCCCTAGATTGAATCGTTGAATAGTCGACTATTTGTGGTCACCCCTAGAAATTTCACTGTACACTTGTAGCTAAACTGCATATGTTGTTGCC includes the following:
- the larp4aa gene encoding la ribonucleoprotein 4Aa isoform X1, with the translated sequence MSSDQGGEPQLQEEVEPGSKTRGEDETALGTGANSGGMVTSKGAGLNPNAKVWQEIPAMPSETPVDCTEVSPWSQTSITEESSSGCKPYTPGFTPPVDNSSSATAEGAVNGMDPPDLGFSLSEPSIGTTGECKASEEQPLSAENLRESLKKELEFCFSRENLSKDLYLMSQMDSDQFVPIWTIANMEGIKVLTTDMDLILDVLRSSPMVQVDEKGEKVRPNHKRCIIILREVPETTPVEEVEALFKNDNCPKVISVEFAHNNNWYITFQSDTDAQQAHRYLREEVKTFQGKPIMARIKAINTFFAKNGYRSLDCSMYSHQSQTQSQYSSPLFMQPVYSPQQQYPLYGIVHPTWTPSPPPYFETPLAPFPNSGFVNGFSSPGHYKTNSNSLNIGRPFSRNRVPLYSRKNVINAFRNHVKPQTRPTDGVASTVSLVDGLPGVRSPQPPSSSSSLPGSSELSSSFPHLSSSEPADDSSVAGRGRRGPYRGTRRKREDERTLRPAPLAEVKAPQPKFDLAASNFPPLPGSSGSPQGEPVLENRMSDVVRGLNRDKQSDANKESAASPAVPASEETVSRSAQPMGKLASHPPEAGVSGSNHQEKKAEKAEPLARKETPVILTPAAPAPTTSAQPAPGPKPQPTPAAPQASPGPASNPTMEPRKLSYAEVCQRPPKDPPPAPPPPASSGSPGSTTAQPLRELRVNKAEEPSSSSADKPDRAQERGNDCKTRDSRPARDSQSFYRSNGPPRSAGGGLKAREQQRRPPFGRRGSPQGAPRHAGKEQNIPPMSPK
- the larp4aa gene encoding la ribonucleoprotein 4Aa isoform X2 translates to MSSDQGGEPQLQEEVEPGSKTRGEDETALGTGANSGGMVTSKGAGLNPNAKVWQEIPAMPSETPVDCTEVSPWSQTSITEESSSGCKPYTPGFTPPVDNSSSATAEGAVNGMDPPDLGFSLSEPSIGTTGECKASEEQPLSAENLRESLKKELEFCFSRENLSKDLYLMSQMDSDQFVPIWTIANMEGIKVLTTDMDLILDVLRSSPMVQVDEKGEKVRPNHKRCIIILREVPETTPVEEVEALFKNDNCPKVISVEFAHNNNWYITFQSDTDAQQAHRYLREEVKTFQGKPIMARIKAINTFFAKNGYRSLDCSMYSHQSQTQSQYSSPLFMQPVYSPQQQYPLYGIVHPTWTPSPPPYFETPLAPFPNSGFVNGFSSPGHYKTNSNSLNIGRPFSRNRNHVKPQTRPTDGVASTVSLVDGLPGVRSPQPPSSSSSLPGSSELSSSFPHLSSSEPADDSSVAGRGRRGPYRGTRRKREDERTLRPAPLAEVKAPQPKFDLAASNFPPLPGSSGSPQGEPVLENRMSDVVRGLNRDKQSDANKESAASPAVPASEETVSRSAQPMGKLASHPPEAGVSGSNHQEKKAEKAEPLARKETPVILTPAAPAPTTSAQPAPGPKPQPTPAAPQASPGPASNPTMEPRKLSYAEVCQRPPKDPPPAPPPPASSGSPGSTTAQPLRELRVNKAEEPSSSSADKPDRAQERGNDCKTRDSRPARDSQSFYRSNGPPRSAGGGLKAREQQRRPPFGRRGSPQGAPRHAGKEQNIPPMSPK